CGAGCCGGACCGTCGCCCGCGTCACGGTCACTTCACCGAGATTGAAGGGAGCGCCGCCGCCGCCGATGCGTCCGCGCACCATCACCAGCCCGGTCTCCGGTCCGCGCACCTGATGGGCCACAGGCTTTTGCGGCAGCGCATCGAAGACTGCCGAGAGTTCGCTGCGCTCCGCACGCGCCAGCAGATCGGCGGCGCGTTTGCGCCCGGATGCCGTCTGTGACGCGGCGTCTTTGCTGTCCGCTGATATCATCGCCGCTTCCCTTTAAATGTCTATTGATATAGACAACCATACAAGATACACTTAGCTCTAAATCGAT
This Rhizobium brockwellii DNA region includes the following protein-coding sequences:
- the phnG gene encoding phosphonate C-P lyase system protein PhnG, which gives rise to MISADSKDAASQTASGRKRAADLLARAERSELSAVFDALPQKPVAHQVRGPETGLVMVRGRIGGGGAPFNLGEVTVTRATVRLDTGSVGHAQALGTDREKARLAAIFDALWQEEATKDFVEQALLSPIAERIADAERRKADETAATRVDFFTMVRGDN